A stretch of DNA from Chelonoidis abingdonii isolate Lonesome George chromosome 8, CheloAbing_2.0, whole genome shotgun sequence:
GCTTGCTTGGTTCTAAGCATGCCCCATAAAGTCAATAAGtcttaagcatgggcttaagcACATAGCTGAATAGAGATGgtttgctaaatcagggcctcAGATAGTCCCATTAACATCAGTAGGACAGCGCAAGTAAGGTGAGCAGAAGCTAGCCCTTCATCTTTAAGATAATAAAGGGGAAGCTAGAGAAAGAGTTTCATGAAAATAATGTTTAAAGTACTGTGCATTTATTATACTTAGTTGCTCCTTAAcactgagggtttggctacacttgcagctgtacagcgctgggagttacagttgtcttcgtacagctgtgtcgGGAAAGAGCTGCAGTGTGGCAACACTGACAgtcaccagcactgcagtgtggccacatttgcagcggtgttgggagtatGCATTATGGGCaactatcccagcattcaagtggctgcaacatgcttttcaaaagagggggatggggtgaagtgtggcagggagcttgggggagaaagagagagtggatttttggagccgacgctgtgtcagctccctgccttgcaaattccgaccACTTCCTCCACCCCTTTCTCATTCCTGCTGCCAAGTGCAAATATTAAAAGGGTGAATGTAAAGTTTGTGCCTATCCTATGAACATTACATAAATAAGTCTTACCAAAAGGCATCTCTCTGTTGTTGGCTATGTTGTTGTCCCCCATGCTCAGAACATTTTTTACAACACAATTGTATATGAAACGCTAAATATCGAGGCAGGTCACTCCAGTATTATGAGGCACTTTATATACAATAATCAGCAAACCTTTGGGAATGATTGAAGAAAAGACTTGCTTACATGTCACTGCATTAGAAATGTTATGTAGTTCCATTAGAGGCAATGGTTAATTGCTGAGTGCCAGATAGAATGATTACATCTGCCATCTCTAAAAGAAGTTGGAATGCTGTCATTCACTTTGAAATGGCTTGTTGCGTTCATCAGTCTAGATGGCATAGAAAAGTTATAACCACACAAGCCATATGGAGAATGTAAAGAACAATTAAGTGCTTCCCGAGCAATGGGACTTGATGGGAAAATGTTTCCAGATGCATGTAATCCATACAACATTTGATTAGCAGAATTGGGTACTTGTAGACACTGCCCAGTTAAGTCTTCAGATTTACCATTTTTCAGATTTGTTATGCCAAGGGAAGATAGCACAGGCATATCCATCATGAAGTGGGGTAAAATATGTGGATTGGTGCCTCCCAGTTTTTCATGGCTTGGAAATACAAGTGACTGTTGTCTCAAAAGGCTTGTAGGGCAAATCTTGTAGTAAAGGGGCAAATTGAGATTATGTAGATATGTTTCAGGGCATGGCCATCCAATGTTGCTCGCTGACAAGTGAAATGTAGGAGGTGAGCAAGATGGAGAAAGCAAGGAATTCAGAGGAGATGGCGTCCCACCACTTGAGGTTGCAGGTGAAGAACCAGAACTCCCAtctaaaaaagaaagcaaaattcaTCAAAATGTTGCTATTGGATGTTAACAAATAAGAATTATGGGTGGAATCGtgaccacactgaagtcaatgtagccTGCTATCATTTTCATCTAAATCTCTACTGACTCCAAAGGGAATTCTGCAAGCAGTTCTATGACAAGATCCATCCATAAATTATGCATCAAATCTTTGTtatttaggccccagttcagcaaggtagtcatgcatgtgtgtgtaaacaTGTGACTACTCCCATTAACTTTTTTGCAGCAGGAACAGGGAAAGATTTTCTTTATTGATATTTGGGTCATTTACAATAGGACATTACAATTACATTCTCTTGACATGTATAGGTACATATCTTAGTACAGAATTAACCGTATTAAGCAACATCCTGAATATTGATCACATCTTGTTATATTATTAACATATCTCTTTTTTTGGTCCCAGTAACTTGATTGGAACTTCTTAGGTGCTGAAACTCACACACATTCTTAAATACCTTGTTTAATCAGGCCTCTATGTATAATCAATTCTCTTCATCTTTTTATAAATGAGCAGTGTCACATTTAAGGTGCTCTATTTTCCTTGTGATTTGCAGGAGTTTTCCTTGCATATAACAATAGAAATACTTCTTATTCAGCATTAAtggagatttttgccttgcaCCCCCGATCACAGGAATTGACTCATTTTATTTAGTTTCCACTGCAGTTTATAAGACATCTTTAATCACTGTTTCCAAAACAACTTTAAACGTTCTTTTCAATTTAACATCCTATTTTCTGACGCGGATCAATAAGTGCTTTCATAAATTGATTAGAAAAACAACATCcacttattttacatttattaggTCACTGGTGTATAATGCCATTGTTCAGCACAAGTTTTCAGCAATGTGTATTCCTGTTACTAAGCTGACATTATTTTAAGATGGCATCATTTAAAAGCCCCATTCTTCTCCTGCAGATATATTAGCACAGCTCCATTGCACCTGATATCACAAAATTTTGGATCTACTTTTTTCCTCATTTACTTATATGTATTAATTCtgtcatggaaaaaaaaaccaaaatatccACAGTTGCTTTTTGTCACATTTGTGAAATGGTTGTGGCATGTTTAGGATCTTTCTTCATTTACACTATAATTCAAATTCATGTACGCAAGACATGATCTGGTCAGGTTTTATGTGTAATGGTCTATAAGGAATCTTTTGATATTCTATACTTTTTGCTGTCAGTATATGAGATTGATATAATGTGAAAGTTTAAGAAGTGATGCCATGTAGAAACTATTCTTGTTCTCAGATTAACTGCAGACCATATCATGAATGTATATACAGGAATGATGGCATATTTTTGCACATTAAGGGCTTCATCTTTTTCACATTAATGTCAATTGCTGttttaatattgatttcaatgggagagggagcaggcaATAGAAGAgacccattctcctcctcctccctaatTCTCATTAATATTATAGTGTTTTAGGGGCAACTTAAGCAATGTAAGATCACATCTGTGATGGCAAGATCATTATCTAAACTTGCACAAGTCGTCTCAATGCAGCTAAGTCGGGGACAGTGTATAGAATATTATTATAAACTTAAAATGCTCCTTAAAATGTACATAAAGTGGTTTCCAATAGATCTTTGGATTTTGTGGGGTGGGAAATTAATAAAATAGTACTGCAAATCTGGTTCAGCATTTTTATTAGGTACCATAAATAGATTGTTGCTGAGATTTTTTCAGCATCTACAGTATTCATTTTGTCTGCGCTTTGTGTGTGTCATTATCAGTAGTGCACAATTCCTTGGAAGGTCTGTTAAATTGTAGAATGTGAAAATTCTTGCTCATTCATAAGCTGCTCTAAGTTCTGATGGATCTATGTAGGCATGTTTAGACTAGATGGCCTTGTCATGTTCTGAAATTATTtagttaaattatttaaaaaaaaaaatacaagttataTTTAGGAGTAGCTAATGGACACATTGTCAGTGTTTTAGAAATGCAAGCAGAGCATAGCAAATCATTGCACCAAGTCACTGAAAAACTTTTCCTGGGTCAATTAGCTTTCTTTGCAGTACAAATATTTAGACATGATCTTATTCCCATTGAATACAATGGATATTTAGACCAAGCTGTGCGTACATGTATCatagtgcatgtgtgtgtgtgtgcccataTCATATAAGTAAAGTGATATCAGTATTCTCAGCCCAATTGTTCAAAAGTCGGTTGGACCCAAAAAAGTCATGAAATTGtcttgaaaaatcatgagatttttttaaataaatcatttgcCTTCTAGGTTTTAAGCCCTTAGGATgtgtgttttcaagcttttctccaccatCATAATGTCCAGAAActcacttttatttaaaagaaagctgagattcagaTATGTTCATATGGCCAGGAAATTTggcctttaagaaaaacactaaatatcatgGGACTAGCAATAAAACCCATGAAAGTTGGCACTTCTATGAAATGCATATCATAAATGGCTTTCATCATCCACCTTTTACTATCTtgcctgcactctgcccacttaTCCATCTCCTCTAGGACTATTTCTAGCATTACAAACTTCTGAACAGTATTAGCTATATTTTGCTTACGGCCGCTTATGCAGCCATCCAAAACTCAGGCTGAAAAAACTTTTATAACATCCCACACCACCATTAATTCTATACAGTATTTCTGTATGTAGCCTCTGTGTCTATGTATCTTGAGTTCTTGATCTTATAAAATAAGAACTATTCACGTTTGAAGATAATGTGGGATGTATATGCCACAATATAGAAATCTTCAAATTTTTCATAAGATAAATGACTGTGTTAAATTAGTAAGTATAGTGTTTTCCAATGCTAGAGCCACAGTTTTTCATCTGGCTCTGTGAGCAGTGATTCTTCAAGCAAAACTTCCAGTGGACATTTTGCCTGTGTAAAttctgcaggattgggctccaaACAAATAATATCTCAGTGGagataatttttgtttaaaaaatcttgCAACACTTATTTGCAACTTTGCAGCAGTTAAATGTCATATTATTGATAATTTCTAGATATTGTATCATCTTCTTTACTATTTAAACATTGGATTTTGTTTATCCAAAAAAAGAATAGTAGCAAACCACAGAAAATATAATTAGATATTATTATGATcctatttcaaaataattttctaGAATGGGGTGGACAATCACAAGAAATTTAAGGATTGTGTAACAAGATAGCAAAATAACAAACCTATTCTAAATATCCCTCCAAAATAGCTGAATACTGTTTTTTCATACAAGTTATAGGTGTGAATCCTGTTTCAATATTCTCAGCTCCAGTTGAATGGTTAGTGTACATTAAAGCATTACTAAAATGTTCATGGGGCAAGTTTCATGCTCCTTAAATTAATTTCTATAGGAGTCTTTCTTGCATTAGGTATGTGGAATTGGGTCTACAGAACGTTGTGTGGTATCTACTCACTTCCTCtgtgtaatatttattttattgtatgtaCTCTTATTTTTAGATTTAATACATGGACTTATCAAAATCTTTAAGTTTATGCACAGTGCTAAAATACATTAACTACAGCACTTAATAATTAACTAATTGACACATTAGCATGGAAAGAATACAGACACAGCCTGTATTAGACCAGCAGAGGGAATGAATTTTATAGAAAAAGGTCCTTCACTGAAAATGCCCCACCACCAGATGTTCAAATATGATGGCATTAACTCAAGCATCTCAAGATGGCCTTTAGTCACCAGATAAAACATAATGTGATAGATGGTCTTTAAGATTTCAGACCTACAATAAGCTCCAGGAAGGTGGAATTTTGTACCTCTatggagccccactgaaatgGTGCAAGGATCCTTCTGGGCAtagctctttgcaggatcagggcctgaggtAACTGTCCCTAAACGAGTTGCTGTTATTGTTTAGTATGTtacttttttgtcctttttagaTATTTGTTTATTCTTCAATGTCAATTGATTTGAGAATTAATAAAGTGTTAATGTAAAAATATTGTCTCGCTCACAGAAACAATCAACTAGGTAGTTGTTATTAAGCATAAACATCAAGAAAGGACAGAGACAGTaaatttgaattctaatcctttcGTCACAGTGCTGTCACCTAGAATGGCATCCTGCTCATGTCATATCATTTCACGCATGCACAACAGTTAGATTATTTCTGTTTTACGcttaatattttgtttacatcTTAGAAACTACTTGAACATTCAAAACTCACCTTGGGTTTCTGCACCAAAGGTCTTAAAATCCAGAGTAAGTGGTGGCCTCCATGGATATGTttccaaaagtccatccagcacTCCCCTATAAAGTAGAACTTGGAATTCAGTGACTTGGTGGATATGGCTCCTGCAGAGAATTATATTTGCATACTTCCTGCCTTACTAGATATCTTTCATAAAGAAAGATTACATAAATATTCTAAAgcatcctttctttctttctttctttctttctttctttccagtcagttaacaaagtcatttcaaatcTAAAATAGTAAATTAAAAGTAGTAAGAAATAGAGCACAGATCTGTTTACACACATGAGAATGTATAGAATTCGTGGTTGACAATTTATAAAAATTACCTGTTTCTCCCAGGGTCTCTAAATCCTTTAGCAAAGGGATTCCTGTCTATTTTCAGTTTGGTAATCTACAGATTAAAAAGTTACAATAATCAAATAATTGTAGTGAGTAAATAAAGCCAGGTGAAAGTAGGATTAAAATGATATAATGGGCGTATAGTTTTCCTCACTTCTGCTGATTGTTATATTGAAATATATTGTTTAGATGAAAATCTGCTTTCCTGGATGCTACACATAGCcctgttaacttcaatggaagGTCAGGACAAGATTCTGCCCAAATATGGCAATTGTTCCTATTATaaatatccctccctccctctgcacttTAAAGCAGCACTTAATTATTATGAGGATTCCTTAATCTCAGGCAGATTGAATTCCTTTCCCTTTGATGTTTTCTAAACAAGTTTCCCTTCTATTTATTTTATCCGCAGTTTTGTGCATATGTTTTTAATGCTATTTCCATAACACTGAACCACTGCACCTAGTCCATAGGACTAggactcagcaccttgcagcatcAGGCCTTTTCTAAATACAATTAGTATTTCTTATTATTGTTGTTGTCAAGACCCGGGGGGAGAGCAAATCTCCAGGGATTTCTTACTGAAAATAGCAGCCCTGCCTAAACTGGCAGTAACAGGCCACAATATATCCTAGTGTGTGTTATGGAACATGctcaaaattaataataaaaaaaaagttaaaaatccaGGATTCCAGCTGCGATTCTGTTTCCCGGGAATCCAGCAAAGGTGAAGGTCTCCCTGTTCCCCGGGCCGCTTTACCTGCTGGTTTTGATAAGCGGTTACAGTGGTGAATTCGGTTTCCTTAAATGAAAAGGTTTTAACCCCTTCCGCTGGCAGAGACTGGATTTGAGCCAGATCAAATCTGGAATCCTGCACAATAACGTGCACTCTGGGTTTGTACTTGTGCATGGACTGCAGGATAATCTGTAAATTACAAGGAAAAGAGGGTGAGCAGCTCTCCCCTCCGCACAGAAAGGCACAAGAACCCCTGTGTCCGACTGAAATTCTTCTCCCTTTAGCAATAGCCGAGTAGCTCCCGTCTGCTACCGTTTTCCGAGCTGAACCCACTGCCTCGAAATCAGTCCTGACTCTGAACACTGCGTTAGTAAACTCAAATTTGTGTTCGCCTCTGGAAAGATTCGAGGGCTGGTGGTGTCCATTTTGCTTTGATAAAGCCccgtttgttttattttgcaaataccagcaacacacacacacatacacacccgcCCCAGCTTGAATCAACGGCTCGACTCTCTGGTGATCGTTTCTCCTCTGCCCCAAATCCCCACCACAGGGCAGCACTGGCAGCgcctcctccaaactgctctctcgATCTTCGTACAACATTTAGGGCGGAAAACAAGCCCCCGCGACCCACATCAGGACAGGAACCGGGGGCTCGAAAATCCAGTTCGTTTAACTCAAGAAGAAAGGGACAGATCGCAGCTGAGTGTGAGATATTCCCTAAAAtcaaccctgcccccccacagccGTGCAGGATTTAGGCGCTTTCTGTCACAAATGACTGCAGTGGAAAGGCTGTAAGATTGCGGCTCTTGTGTGCAGATacaaccctccttccccatctctgctgCGTGCTGGGCACTTGGAATAACGGGTCTCACTCAGGCTGGTGCTTATGGACACCCACTGATTCCGCCTGGGGCTTCCCTGGTTGGCATTTGACTTGCCTGCAAAACGCGCTGCGTCTTTAGAGTCCTGGCCTCGCCCCAAGCTGGGCCTGGAGCCCGCAGAGCGGTTCCTGGTCAGTCCCTCTTTCCTCAGCTTCCCCTGGAAGCATGTGCCCCGGATCCAGCCACAGATTGGAAGCGGGATCCCCAAGGGACAAGGAGGCCCAGGAACAGCGAGAGAAAGCCCCATGCATTTATGTCACAGCCAGCACTGCGGCCGGATAAACcccttcccacctctgcccctccaggGACAAGTGAGGATTCTCCCCAGACAAGAAATCAAACTGAAGGGGCTGCGGGTAAGGAAGTGGGGGGtccgcctccctcccccctgccggagGAGAACCGGGCTAAGTCCACACCTACATGCCCTTTGTCGTCCATCTCATTGTTGGTGAGTTTCACCCTGTCGAAGCTGACGATTTGCCTCATCCAGGTCTCTCCCGAGCAGGGGGAATCCGGGTGGATATAGAGCCTGGGCGTTATACAGGAGTGGTCTGTGTTCCCAGCCACCAtccactgggagctgtggtagACATACCTAGAACGGGAGGGCACAGCGGGGTCAGCAGACAATAGCAAGACCCCGGGCCGGCTGCGAGGCCTAGGGAAGGCCAGTGGCTCCGGCCCCAGGGgcgcagcagggaggggaagggccaAGGCGGTCGGTGGGGCTGGCCTGTATTTCCGGACGCCAGCTGCAGCAGAAACCGATCTGTGCAGCTGAGTGAGATCGGCGGAGCCCCAGCACTCGGTCTGCTCATAGCCGGGGCTGGGTTCCGCGCAGGGCGCCTCAGCTCCTCAGCGGTGGGGCTTGTTTCCCAGGCCAGGCTGTGTCCAGCCGGGCATTGCAGGGAGGTGTGTGCGCCCTGCACAGGGAAACCCAGCAGCTGGGTCGGCCTCACTCAACCCTTCAGGGCTGGCAGAGCAAGGGACGTGGGGGGTGTGGGTAATCCTGGCCAGGAGAAGCAGGACCCCCGCGGGCTCTCGACGCTGCACACTCTCGCTGTGCGCACGTGCGGCGGGTAAAACAAATGTGTTTCTAAAGGGCTGCAATTCAAAATTGGAGTTATCAGTTGC
This window harbors:
- the TBX22 gene encoding T-box transcription factor TBX22 isoform X1; its protein translation is MQQYLSHAAAPQSELLRLPVRAALVGKSAKRKLQDFRDEKQPHRAEKGEEDGTGCRGIGKSQEPEKRPKAGTSASFSASAESREAKDDIHVELQGSELWKRFHEIGTEMIITKAGRRMFPSVRVKVKGLEPAKQYYVAIDVVPVDSKRYRYVYHSSQWMVAGNTDHSCITPRLYIHPDSPCSGETWMRQIVSFDRVKLTNNEMDDKGHIILQSMHKYKPRVHVIVQDSRFDLAQIQSLPAEGVKTFSFKETEFTTVTAYQNQQITKLKIDRNPFAKGFRDPGRNRGVLDGLLETYPWRPPLTLDFKTFGAETQDGSSGSSPATSSGGTPSPLNSLLSPSCSPPTFHLSASNIGWPCPETYLHNLNLPLYYKICPTSLLRQQSLVFPSHEKLGGTNPHILPHFMMDMPVLSSLGITNLKNGKSEDLTGQCLQVPNSANQMLYGLHASGNIFPSSPIAREALNCSLHSPYGLCGYNFSMPSRLMNATSHFKVNDSIPTSFRDGRCNHSIWHSAINHCL
- the TBX22 gene encoding T-box transcription factor TBX22 isoform X2 yields the protein MALSSRAHAFSVEALVGKSAKRKLQDFRDEKQPHRAEKGEEDGTGCRGIGKSQEPEKRPKAGTSASFSASAESREAKDDIHVELQGSELWKRFHEIGTEMIITKAGRRMFPSVRVKVKGLEPAKQYYVAIDVVPVDSKRYRYVYHSSQWMVAGNTDHSCITPRLYIHPDSPCSGETWMRQIVSFDRVKLTNNEMDDKGHIILQSMHKYKPRVHVIVQDSRFDLAQIQSLPAEGVKTFSFKETEFTTVTAYQNQQITKLKIDRNPFAKGFRDPGRNRGVLDGLLETYPWRPPLTLDFKTFGAETQDGSSGSSPATSSGGTPSPLNSLLSPSCSPPTFHLSASNIGWPCPETYLHNLNLPLYYKICPTSLLRQQSLVFPSHEKLGGTNPHILPHFMMDMPVLSSLGITNLKNGKSEDLTGQCLQVPNSANQMLYGLHASGNIFPSSPIAREALNCSLHSPYGLCGYNFSMPSRLMNATSHFKVNDSIPTSFRDGRCNHSIWHSAINHCL